The following nucleotide sequence is from Mycobacterium sp. JS623.
GCACGTCCTCGCTCATGATGCCGCCGCCAGTTTGATATGACAGGTTCCGCGGTCGGGGAAGTTGGGATCGTTGTCGAGCAGCGGAACCAGTGGTGGGTCAAGGGCTAGCCGGCCGTCGGCCATGACGACCGGGGTGGGGGTGCCTACGGTGTGCAGGTCGGTGATCTCGGCCCACACCACGCCGGGTACCTCGACCGCCGCGGCGATCAGCGGACCTGTGTAGACCGGGGAGCCCAGCGAGAGCCGGTCGGGGTGAAACAGCCCGGGTGTGCCGTCGGGTTGCACGCGCGCGCCGAATAGCCGCCCCAGGGTGGCACGCACCGTCGGCCAGTCGGCGCTCGCGCTCGGGCACACCGTCAGCGTCAGGTCCAGCGGGACGTAGATCGGGTTGCGTACCTCGAGGTCTGAGCACATCATCCGCTGCGGCTCGAGGAAGCCGCGCAGCTTGTCGGCGAAATCGGGGTCGACGCGCGCGCCGCCGGTGCGTTCGACGTAGAGGCAGACGGTATGCCAGCTGCCGGTCCACAACAGTTGGGCGAAAGCCCGTTGCACGCCCGGGAATTGGGTGCAGCGTGCGGCGTAGTCGGCCGGCGTGATGCACCGTCTCTGGGTGCGGAAGGCGAACGGCGCATGCTGGCGAGCGTGGGCGATGGTTTCGGCGTCGACCCCGCCGAACGCGGCCAGCGGATTGCTGACCCGGGTGAGCGCGGGCGCCAGGCCTGCCGACTTGCCATCGTGGATCAGCCGTGTGATGGTGCGCGCGCCGACGTTGCCCAGGCTGCCGTTGCCCACGGCGTAGGAGGCGCGCGGGTTGTCGTGCGGGTCGGGGGGCCTGCTGAACCGAAGCCAGCCGACGCCGGCGTCGTCGACCTCGAGCACGGCCTGCTGGCCGGTCGGGTCGGGATTGACCAGATCGCGCACGATGGTCCAATTCGCCTGGCCGGCGGTCACATCCAGGCACGGGTGGACAGCGCCGATGGCCCAGGTCATGGCCGCCGCCGCCGGCGCGGCGGCATCGGGCAGCGGCGGCCGCTGGCTGACCGGACCCGAGGCCAACGACGGGTAGTCCTGCGGCGCCAGCGCTTCGGTGGTGGCCGCGCCGGTGGCGTCACGGACGTGCTCACCCTGATCGGCGAGCACGATGTTGCCGAAAGCCTTTGCCGCGGGCAGGTTGTCGCCGGTCGGGGTGCCGTCGGGTGCGGTCTTAGGCTTGGTCAGTCGCAGCGCGGACGGCAGGGCGTCGTTGTCGGCCCAGCGCACCTCGGTCACCGCGCCGCCGGGCCCGGGCACCAGCGGGTCGGTGGTCGTCTGGACGAAGGTCAGCCGCACCGGGTGCGCCAGGTTCACCTGTTCGTCGACGTCGTCGGGTGACTTCTGGTCCACAGCGGCCAGCACGAGCACGTCGCCGGGCGCCAGGTTGGGCAGTGCACCGGCCAGTGTCGCGGAGGTGGCGCCGGCGGGCAGCAGGCATGTCACGCCGCTCCAGGTGTAGAAGTCGATGGCGTTGTGCTCGTGGTGGAGATCCTTTGGCGCGGCGATGATCTCGAACACCTGCGCCCCCGACAGCCGCAGCGCTTGGGCTTCTGATGAGCCGGTGTCGACGACGCAACTTTGGCCCTCGGGTCCGGTGACCAGCCGAACAAGATCCGTGCGCTGGGGCGCGGGGATGGCAGGGCCGGGTTTCACGCACAGCCGAACCCAGGCGCGGGCGGTGCAGCCGTCGTGCATGGCGTAGTCGACAAGCAGCGTGTGGCGGCGCACCGAGATGCGGCGGCGCGCGGTGCCCAGGTAGGCCTCCGTGGCCACGGCGTCCTGGATGTAGCTGAGCCGGTCGGCCGCATACGCCAGCAGTTCCAGCAGCGTGGTGCGCACGTCGGCGGGTTCGTCGCCGGTCGAGTCGGGCTGGGTGATGGCGAAGCGGTCCTTGAGAACCCGCCGGAAGGCCAGGTAATCCTTTGCGGTGTAGTCGATGTCGGGGGCTACGACCGCCGGTGCGCCGGGCGTCCAGCTCTCGTGGCAGTCCAGGTCGGTGCCACAGCCGGGCCGGAAGGTGAAGTCGACTTGCGCCAGTGCGGGGTCATAGCCGGCGGGCGGAAGGTCAAGGGGCAGCGAGTCGTCGGCCAGCCGCAGCGTGTACCAGGACAGGTCGCCGATCGCGCTGGTGGTCAGCCGCAGCACATAGGGGTCGGTGGTCTGTTCGACGCGTAGGACGGTGATGCCGCGGTAGCGTTCGCCACCGTCGATGTGCCACAGCCCGGCCGCGGGCACCGGTGCAGCGAACGGTTTGAGGCAGTGCACCAGCAGGGTGCGGCGCGCGTCGGGACCGTTGCCGGTGCCGACCTCGACGTAGTCGATGCCGTTCAGGGCGGCGCTGGCGCGCACCAGGCGCCGCCGCGCAGATGTGCCGCAGGAGAAGATCATTGGGCGCCTGCCGAGCTGAATTCGTCGACCTTGCGGTCGCCGGTTCCGCGGATCAGGTAGGCGACGGTGACGGTGATGGTGGTGTCCTCGGTGGCGACGTCGATACCTTCGACCTCGATCAGGTGGCCCATCCATTGCTGCAGGGCGCCCTGCACGAGCAGCCGCACGGTGGCGGCCAGCTCGCCGCTGCTCGGCGCGAACAGCAGTTGGGGCACACCGCTGCCGAAGTCGGGCCGGTGCACCCGTTCGGCGGGGGCGGTGAACAGCACCGCCCAGATCTGGTCGCGGATCCAGCCGGCGTAGTCGGTGCGGGCAGTGGCACCGCGCGCGTCGATGTGCAGCGGGTCGGCTACGTAGCTCTGCGCGCTGGGCCCGGTCATTGTGCGAGCACCCGTGGTTGTGTGCTGGCGACGATCGGCGGCCCCTGCGGCGCCTGGTCGGGGGCCAGTCCCAGCCCGATCGAGGTCTGCGTGATGACCGGTGCGCCGTTGGCGAAGACCCGGGTCGCGGGGGTGAGCCATTGGATCAGCACGCAGGGGTGGGGTGTGGGCGGCACGAGCTGGAAAACGCAACCGGCGACGATGAATTGGTCCACCATGGTGGCCACCGGCATACCGCTGACCAACACGCGGGGGCTGCCCGGGACGACGGTCACCGGGCCGCCGTGGGTGCAGGTGATGGCCGCGCCGACGTGCACGATGGGTCCGGTCATATGACGGTCAGCGCTCCCGCGTTGATGGTCACCGCGGGCCCGGCCATCACGATGGTGGCGCCCTTGCCGTTGGAGATCGTGATGCCGATGTCGTTGATCGAGATCATCGCTCCGGTGGTGGTTTTGAGCAGGATGCCGCCGGTGGGGCCGGGCAGGTCGCTGATCTGCAGCGTGTTCTGCAGGGTGGTCTGCACGACGTAGTGGTTGACGGTGGCCGGCGCCAGCTGCGCCATCGCAGGCGGTTCGGCGGCCGAACCCCAGTAGCCCCCGGTCCAGATCGGGTAGTTGGGGTCGCCCTGCTCAAATTCCATCCAGACGCCGGCGCCCAGCGGGGGAACCGTCCACTCGCCGGACTGGATCCCAGCGAACGACACGCACGGC
It contains:
- a CDS encoding baseplate J/gp47 family protein, which produces MIFSCGTSARRRLVRASAALNGIDYVEVGTGNGPDARRTLLVHCLKPFAAPVPAAGLWHIDGGERYRGITVLRVEQTTDPYVLRLTTSAIGDLSWYTLRLADDSLPLDLPPAGYDPALAQVDFTFRPGCGTDLDCHESWTPGAPAVVAPDIDYTAKDYLAFRRVLKDRFAITQPDSTGDEPADVRTTLLELLAYAADRLSYIQDAVATEAYLGTARRRISVRRHTLLVDYAMHDGCTARAWVRLCVKPGPAIPAPQRTDLVRLVTGPEGQSCVVDTGSSEAQALRLSGAQVFEIIAAPKDLHHEHNAIDFYTWSGVTCLLPAGATSATLAGALPNLAPGDVLVLAAVDQKSPDDVDEQVNLAHPVRLTFVQTTTDPLVPGPGGAVTEVRWADNDALPSALRLTKPKTAPDGTPTGDNLPAAKAFGNIVLADQGEHVRDATGAATTEALAPQDYPSLASGPVSQRPPLPDAAAPAAAAMTWAIGAVHPCLDVTAGQANWTIVRDLVNPDPTGQQAVLEVDDAGVGWLRFSRPPDPHDNPRASYAVGNGSLGNVGARTITRLIHDGKSAGLAPALTRVSNPLAAFGGVDAETIAHARQHAPFAFRTQRRCITPADYAARCTQFPGVQRAFAQLLWTGSWHTVCLYVERTGGARVDPDFADKLRGFLEPQRMMCSDLEVRNPIYVPLDLTLTVCPSASADWPTVRATLGRLFGARVQPDGTPGLFHPDRLSLGSPVYTGPLIAAAVEVPGVVWAEITDLHTVGTPTPVVMADGRLALDPPLVPLLDNDPNFPDRGTCHIKLAAAS
- a CDS encoding GPW/gp25 family protein, producing MTGPSAQSYVADPLHIDARGATARTDYAGWIRDQIWAVLFTAPAERVHRPDFGSGVPQLLFAPSSGELAATVRLLVQGALQQWMGHLIEVEGIDVATEDTTITVTVAYLIRGTGDRKVDEFSSAGAQ
- a CDS encoding phage baseplate assembly protein V, which produces MTSTESSPTRYYGKYRGTVINVEDPMRMGRIMAEVPQVYGMLPSTWAMPCVSFAGIQSGEWTVPPLGAGVWMEFEQGDPNYPIWTGGYWGSAAEPPAMAQLAPATVNHYVVQTTLQNTLQISDLPGPTGGILLKTTTGAMISINDIGITISNGKGATIVMAGPAVTINAGALTVI